One genomic segment of Tachyglossus aculeatus isolate mTacAcu1 chromosome 17, mTacAcu1.pri, whole genome shotgun sequence includes these proteins:
- the SERPINF2 gene encoding alpha-2-antiplasmin — MALWLWGLLLIGLFPLHWGSAEPVDEGQRKVLLTSLPHTPGQKGSSLPLEDGAISVVTPPPVVTPPPNSGVLDFTFDTQETNSGSSGPPADTKGNSSGPGPGGPDGVEEVGGTGSSVADGEKEANTCAEAPSPKQMRKLAEAMMKFTADLFGEVLLKSGSPNVVLSPLSVALALSHLTLGAGNRTERKLLEVLHTESVPCLPDTLNRVRVELSRSVLKLAARMYLEKGFPIKEEFLEKSERFFGAKPYSLTGNKEEDLRVINNWVKEVTNGKIERFLSDLPAQTVLLLLNAVHFQGFWRTKFDPALTKTDVFHLDEQFTVPVQMMKAQRLPLSCLSFDELEVQVARIPFKSNMSFVVVVPSKFEWNVSQVLVNLSQAILHQSFPREKPTDLKMPKLHLDHQLDLSTTLSHLGLQELFQGPDLSKISEQNLVVTSIQHQATLDLNEEGVEASAATSITMSRMSAASIRVNRPFLFFIFEDTTGLPLFVGSVKNPNPSAQPERKEQQDSPDEKSFFLNEKYSPPEDFYTPGEDPLLNEATNGPK; from the exons ATGGCGCTGTGGCTCTGGGGCCTCCTGCTCATCGGCCTTTTTCCTCTGCACTGGGGGTCCGCG GAACCAGTGGATGAGGGCCAGAGGAAGGTGCTTCTGACCAGCCTGCCCCATACACCAGGCCAGAAG ggGTCTTCCTTGCCCTTAGAGGATGGGGCAATCTCAGTGGTCACTCCCCCGCCAGTGGTCACTCCCCCGCCAAACTCTGGGGTCCTGGACTTTACCTTTGACACTCAGGAGACCAATTCTGGCTCAAGCGGTCCACCGGCAGACACCAAGGGGAACAGCAgcgggcctgggcctggagggCCCGATGGCGTGGAGGAGGTTGGAGGAACTGGGTCCTCTGTGGCGGACggggagaaggaagccaacacctgtGCGGAGGCCCCGTCACCGAAGCAGATGCGCAAGCTAGCTGAGGCCATGATGAAGTTCACCGCCGACCTGTTCGGAGAAGTCCTGCTGAAGTCAGGCAGTCCCAATGTCGTTTTGTCTCCCCTCAGCGTGGCCCTAGCACTGTCTCACCTGACACTAG GAGCAGGGAACCGAACGGAGAGAAAGCTGCTGGAGGTGTTGCACACGGAGTCCGTGCCCTGTCTGCCCGACACCCTGAACAGAGTCCGCGTGGAGCTTAGCCGCAGCGTCCTGAAGCTGGCTGCCCGCATGTACCTGGAGAAAG GGTTCCCGATCAAAGAGGAATTCCTGGAGAAGTCAGAGAGATTTTTTGGGGCCAAGCCATACAGCCTGACCGGGAACAAAGAGGAGGACCTCAGGGTGATAAACAACTGGGTGAAGGAGGTGACCAATGGCAAGATTGAACGTTTCCTGTCGGACCTCCCCGCCCAAACCGTGCTACTCCTGCTCAATGCCGTCCACTTCCAAG GCTTCTGGAGGACCAAGTTTGATCCCGCCCTGACCAAAACGGACGTTTTCCACCTGGATGAGCAGTTCACAGTCCCCGTGCAGATGATGAAAGCGCAGAGACTCCCCCTGAGCTGCCTCTCCTTCGATGAGCTTGAGGTTCAG GTGGCCCGGATCCCCTTCAAGAGCAACATGAGTTTTGTGGTCGTCGTCCCCAGCAAGTTCGAGTGGAACGTCTCCCAGGTGCTGGTGAACCTGAGCCAGGCCATCCTGCACCAAAGCTTCCCCAGAGAGAAGCCCACCGATTTGAAGATGCCCAAGCTGCACTTGGATCACCAGCTGGACCTCTCTACCACCCTAAGCCACCTGG GCCTCCAGGAGCTGTTCCAGGGCCCGGACCTGAGCAAAATCTCGGAGCAGAACTTGGTCGTGACGAGCATCCAGCACCAGGCTACCCTCGATCTCAACGAAGAGGGAGTAGAGGCCTCGGCGGCCACCAGCATCACCATGTCCCGCATGTCTGCTGCTTCCATCAGGGTGAATAGgcccttcctcttcttcatttTCGAGGACACCACGGGCCTCCCGCTTTTTGTGGGTAGCGTCAAGAATcccaaccccagcgctcagccggagaggaaggagcagcaggACTCCCCCGACGAGAAGTCCTTCTTCCTCAACGAGAAGTATTCCCCTCCTGAGGATTTCTACACCCCTGGCGAGGACCCCTTACTTAACGAAGCGACCAACGGGCCCAAGTGA